From the genome of Halomonas sp. 1513, one region includes:
- a CDS encoding multidrug transporter, whose product MATQLLIYRNVQPITRDKHSELSLKVSQDFGFAAEVNSVPLMAAEFPAAASDLPIVFTDADDGVLPVAVLGLAQDSNLMVDSDGQWRGEYVPAFLRRYPFVFASSEEGKTFTLCIDDSYPGINAEGKGERFFDSEGQRTQYLERVLSFLQDYQAHFQRTRAFGKRLMELDLLEDVQAQVRQGEGGSRTLTGFKAVNRSKLKGIDDNALKAMLASDELELLYIHLQSMRNFNRLSRLARGGERVEAQAKGDPAEQRVESTSEDDAPVH is encoded by the coding sequence ATGGCAACGCAACTCCTCATCTACCGCAACGTACAGCCCATCACCCGCGACAAGCACAGCGAGCTGTCGCTTAAGGTCAGTCAGGACTTCGGCTTCGCCGCCGAGGTCAATTCGGTGCCGCTGATGGCGGCGGAGTTTCCGGCCGCCGCCAGCGACCTGCCGATCGTTTTCACCGACGCCGACGACGGCGTGCTGCCGGTGGCCGTGCTCGGCCTGGCCCAGGACAGCAACCTGATGGTCGACAGCGACGGCCAGTGGCGCGGCGAATACGTCCCCGCCTTCCTGCGTCGCTATCCCTTCGTGTTTGCCTCCAGCGAGGAGGGCAAGACCTTCACCCTGTGTATCGATGACAGCTATCCGGGCATCAACGCCGAGGGCAAGGGCGAGCGCTTCTTCGACAGCGAAGGCCAGCGCACCCAGTACCTGGAGCGAGTGCTGAGCTTCCTGCAGGACTACCAGGCCCACTTCCAGCGCACCCGCGCCTTCGGCAAGCGGCTGATGGAGCTCGACCTGCTCGAGGACGTGCAGGCCCAGGTGCGCCAGGGCGAGGGCGGCTCGCGCACCTTGACCGGCTTCAAGGCGGTCAATCGCAGCAAGCTCAAGGGCATCGATGACAACGCCCTGAAGGCGATGCTGGCCAGCGATGAGCTGGAGCTGCTGTATATCCACCTGCAGTCGATGCGCAACTTCAACCGCTTGAGCCGGCTGGCGCGCGGCGGCGAGCGGGTCGAGGCCCAGGCCAAGGGCGACCCGGCCGAGCAGCGCGTCGAGAGCACCAGCGAGGACGATGCGCCGGTGCACTGA
- a CDS encoding cytidylate kinase, which yields MSDTASQAPVLTIDGPGGAGKGTISRLVAERLGWHLLDSGALYRLTAQAAAKHAVALDDAEGLAALAASLDVAFLVEDGEPRVLLEGEDVTRTIRTEQAGDRASQVAALNPVREALLQRQRDFATPPGLVADGRDMGTVVFPAAALKIFLTASAEERAQRRHLQLQESGVTASLSSLLKEIQARDARDMQRSVAPLKPADDAITLDTTRLTIPEVVDRLTQLLAQRGLAATPDDP from the coding sequence ATGAGCGATACCGCCAGCCAGGCGCCGGTACTGACCATCGACGGGCCGGGCGGCGCCGGCAAGGGCACCATCAGTCGGCTGGTCGCCGAGCGCCTCGGCTGGCACCTGCTCGACTCCGGGGCGCTGTATCGGCTCACCGCCCAGGCCGCCGCCAAGCACGCGGTGGCGCTGGACGACGCCGAGGGCCTGGCGGCGCTGGCGGCGAGTCTCGACGTTGCGTTTCTGGTCGAGGACGGCGAGCCGCGGGTGCTGCTCGAAGGCGAGGACGTGACCCGTACGATTCGCACCGAGCAGGCCGGCGACCGCGCCTCCCAGGTGGCGGCGCTCAACCCGGTGCGCGAGGCGCTGCTGCAGCGTCAGCGCGACTTCGCCACGCCGCCCGGCCTGGTCGCCGACGGTCGCGACATGGGCACCGTGGTATTCCCCGCGGCAGCGCTGAAGATTTTCCTCACCGCATCCGCCGAGGAGCGGGCGCAGCGGCGCCACCTGCAGTTGCAGGAAAGCGGCGTGACTGCTAGTCTATCGAGTCTTTTAAAAGAGATTCAGGCACGCGATGCGCGCGACATGCAGCGCAGCGTGGCCCCGCTCAAGCCGGCAGACGATGCCATCACGCTTGACACCACGCGCCTGACCATACCGGAAGTGGTGGATCGGTTGACGCAGCTGCTGGCCCAGCGAGGCCTGGCCGCGACACCTGACGATCCATGA
- a CDS encoding channel protein TolC, with translation MSRALPRRYLLPLAAASLLVAPLASATSLMQAYELARQNDPQFQADFYGKQATDERYDQARAALLPQVSANASYTETSQNIVSTDNEVFDSGSTSFPTTVYGISLEQSVYDYSRWAAFRQADTETQQAASELEVARQDLVLRVAERYFDALALYENLTFLQAEKEEVETNLNEARARYEDGLSREVDLLDAESRLLQVESRELEVENSLRDALNGLEEITGTLPDRLKPVSDELALERPDPDDQEEWTRLGLERNPRLQAAELAMEVANQEVRVRRGGHLPTLGLSVSYENDDTEGSLFGGGSQVETQIARLDLNIPIYSGGMVSSQVREGEQLIEVSRSRHDQVRRELDREVRAGYQGILTAMSRERALSESLRTNQRIVESRQVGYESGVTPLLDLLDAERELFFARSELAGARYDYLLGVLRLRHAAGVINAEDLQQIDALLDEPVDVFASQQPSF, from the coding sequence ATGAGCAGGGCATTACCCCGCCGTTATCTGCTGCCGCTGGCGGCGGCGTCGCTGCTGGTGGCGCCGTTGGCGTCGGCCACCAGCCTGATGCAGGCCTATGAGCTGGCCAGGCAGAACGACCCCCAGTTCCAGGCAGATTTCTACGGCAAGCAGGCTACCGATGAGCGTTACGACCAGGCCCGAGCGGCGCTGCTGCCCCAGGTCTCGGCCAACGCCAGCTACACCGAGACCTCGCAGAACATCGTCAGCACCGACAATGAGGTGTTCGACAGCGGCAGTACCAGTTTTCCTACCACCGTCTATGGTATCTCCCTCGAGCAGTCAGTCTACGACTATTCGCGCTGGGCCGCATTTCGCCAGGCCGACACCGAGACCCAGCAGGCGGCATCTGAGCTAGAAGTGGCGCGCCAGGACCTGGTGCTGCGCGTCGCCGAGCGCTATTTCGATGCGCTGGCACTCTACGAGAACCTGACCTTCCTGCAGGCCGAGAAGGAGGAGGTCGAGACCAATCTCAACGAGGCCCGGGCGCGCTACGAAGATGGCCTGTCCCGCGAGGTAGATCTGCTCGATGCCGAGTCGCGCCTGCTGCAGGTGGAGTCGCGGGAGCTCGAGGTCGAGAACTCGCTGCGCGATGCATTGAACGGCCTGGAGGAGATCACTGGCACCCTGCCGGATCGCCTCAAGCCGGTGAGCGACGAGCTCGCGCTGGAGCGCCCCGACCCTGACGATCAAGAGGAGTGGACGCGCCTCGGGCTTGAGCGCAACCCGCGCCTGCAGGCCGCCGAGCTGGCCATGGAGGTCGCCAATCAGGAGGTGAGGGTGCGCCGTGGGGGGCATCTGCCGACCCTGGGGTTGAGCGTCAGCTACGAGAACGACGACACCGAGGGCTCGCTGTTCGGCGGCGGTAGCCAGGTGGAAACCCAGATCGCACGACTCGACCTGAATATTCCCATCTACAGCGGCGGCATGGTCTCGTCCCAGGTGCGCGAGGGCGAGCAGCTGATCGAGGTGAGCCGCTCGCGTCACGATCAGGTGCGTCGCGAGCTCGACCGCGAGGTGCGCGCCGGCTATCAGGGCATCCTCACCGCCATGTCCCGCGAGCGCGCCCTGAGCGAATCGCTGCGCACCAACCAGCGCATCGTCGAGTCGCGCCAGGTTGGCTATGAATCCGGGGTGACGCCGCTGCTCGACCTGCTCGACGCCGAGCGCGAGCTGTTCTTCGCCCGCAGTGAGCTGGCCGGCGCCCGCTACGACTACCTGCTCGGCGTACTGCGCTTGCGGCATGCCGCGGGAGTGATCAACGCAGAAGATCTCCAGCAGATCGATGCCCTACTCGATGAGCCCGTCGATGTCTTCGCTAGCCAGCAGCCAAGCTTCTGA
- a CDS encoding 30S ribosomal protein S1, with amino-acid sequence MSESFAELFEQSLQDINMEAGAIVMATVVDIEGDWVTVNAGLKSEGQIPVSQFRDDNGELTIAIGDEVKVALEAVEDGFGETRLSREKAKRAEAWKELEAAFEKEEIVKGVINGKVKGGFTVDVASIRAFLPGSLVDVRPVRDTTHLEHKELDFKVIKLDAKRNNVVVSRRAVLEAENSAEREALLATLQEGQQIKGIVKNLTDYGAFVDLGGVDGLLHITDMAWKRIKHPSEIVAVGDEINVKVLKFDRERNRVSLGLKQLGEDPWVNITARYPEGTKVNARVTNLTDYGCFAELEEGVEGLVHVSEMDWTNKNIHPSKVVQVGDDVDVMVLDIDEERRRISLGIKQCTTNPWEDFSARYNKGDRVAGSIKSITDFGIFIGLEGGIDGLVHLSDISWTETGEEAVRQFKKGDEAEAVILSIDPERERISLGIKQLETDPVSEFLAVNDKGAIVTGRVVEVDAKEAHVELATDVVAILKASEISADRVEDARNVLSEGDSVEARIVGVDRKNRAINLSIKAKDQDDTRQNLKKLREESPESGGPTTIGDLIKQQMGQD; translated from the coding sequence ATGAGCGAAAGCTTTGCTGAGTTATTTGAACAGTCTCTCCAGGATATCAACATGGAGGCGGGTGCCATCGTCATGGCCACCGTCGTCGACATCGAAGGTGACTGGGTCACCGTCAATGCCGGCCTGAAGTCCGAAGGTCAGATCCCTGTTTCCCAATTCCGCGATGACAATGGCGAACTGACCATTGCCATTGGTGATGAAGTCAAGGTGGCCCTGGAAGCCGTCGAAGATGGCTTCGGCGAGACCCGCCTGTCCCGCGAGAAGGCCAAGCGTGCCGAGGCGTGGAAAGAGCTGGAAGCCGCCTTCGAGAAAGAAGAGATTGTCAAAGGCGTGATCAACGGCAAGGTCAAGGGTGGCTTCACCGTCGACGTCGCCTCCATCCGCGCCTTCCTGCCGGGTTCGCTGGTCGACGTGCGCCCGGTGCGCGACACCACGCACCTCGAGCACAAAGAGCTGGACTTCAAGGTCATCAAGCTCGACGCCAAGCGCAACAACGTGGTGGTATCGCGCCGCGCCGTGCTCGAAGCCGAGAACAGCGCCGAGCGTGAAGCGCTGCTGGCCACCCTGCAGGAAGGCCAGCAGATCAAGGGTATCGTCAAGAACCTCACCGATTACGGCGCCTTCGTCGATCTGGGTGGCGTCGACGGCCTGCTGCACATCACCGACATGGCCTGGAAGCGCATCAAGCATCCGTCCGAGATCGTTGCCGTTGGCGACGAGATCAACGTCAAGGTGCTGAAGTTCGACCGTGAGCGCAACCGCGTCTCGCTGGGCCTCAAGCAGCTCGGCGAAGATCCCTGGGTCAACATCACCGCGCGTTACCCGGAAGGCACCAAGGTCAACGCCCGTGTCACCAACCTCACCGACTACGGCTGCTTCGCCGAGCTGGAAGAGGGCGTCGAGGGTCTGGTTCACGTCTCCGAAATGGACTGGACCAACAAGAACATCCACCCCTCCAAGGTCGTGCAAGTGGGTGACGATGTCGACGTCATGGTGCTGGATATCGACGAGGAGCGTCGTCGTATCTCCCTGGGTATCAAGCAGTGCACCACCAACCCGTGGGAAGACTTCAGCGCGCGCTACAACAAGGGCGACCGCGTTGCCGGCAGCATCAAGTCGATCACCGACTTCGGCATCTTCATCGGCCTGGAAGGCGGCATCGACGGCCTGGTGCACCTGTCCGACATCTCCTGGACCGAGACCGGCGAAGAAGCCGTGCGTCAGTTCAAGAAGGGCGACGAAGCCGAAGCGGTCATCCTCTCCATCGATCCGGAGCGTGAGCGCATCTCGCTGGGCATCAAGCAGCTCGAGACCGATCCTGTCTCCGAGTTCCTGGCTGTCAACGACAAGGGTGCCATCGTCACCGGCCGCGTGGTCGAAGTCGATGCCAAGGAAGCCCACGTCGAGCTGGCGACCGACGTCGTTGCCATCCTCAAGGCCTCCGAGATCAGCGCCGACCGCGTCGAAGACGCGCGCAACGTGCTGAGCGAAGGCGACAGTGTCGAAGCCCGCATCGTCGGGGTGGATCGCAAGAACCGTGCGATCAACCTGTCGATCAAGGCCAAGGATCAGGACGACACCCGTCAGAACCTCAAGAAGCTGCGCGAAGAGAGTCCCGAGAGCGGTGGCCCGACCACCATCGGCGACCTGATCAAGCAGCAGATGGGCCAGGACTGA
- a CDS encoding bifunctional prephenate dehydrogenase/3-phosphoshikimate 1-carboxyvinyltransferase (catalyzes the formation of 4-hydroxyphenylpyruvate from prephenate and the formation of tyrosine from arogenate and catalyzes the formation of 5-O-(1-carboxyvinyl)-3-phosphoshikimate from phosphoenolpyruvate and 3-phosphoshikimate in tryptophan biosynthesis), translated as MQERGMQASRMLIVGLGLIGGSLAAALKAQGVGGEIAACDRDPDEIARGIEMGLIDSGGTRLAEQLEGASLVVLAVPVLAMDGVMATLAEALAERPEHAWPVITDVGSTKAAIRDSAIRAFGRLPAQLVLGHPIAGSEKSGVAASNPTLYRHHKVILTPQHDTAPQALARVRAMWQACGAEVLEMEVERHDEVLARTSHLPHLLAFSLVDTLARQDDRLEIFRYAAGGFRDFTRIAGSDPVMWRDIFTANRRAVLDALDDFEAGLARLRREVEAGDGDAMLATIDRASHARHYFDTLLNKTRYQVSDHTMQQQALRYRVAPGGTVTGRIRVPGDKSVSHRSIMLGALAEGVTEIKGFLEGEDSLATLQAFREMGVAIEGPHQGRVTIHGVGMHGLEAPAGPLYVGNAGTAMRLFAGLLAGQAFDSELIGDASLTKRPMGRVADPLRLMGAEIETREGGRPPLKIKGGRRLTGIDYDMPMASAQVKSCLLLAGMYAEGVTQVREPAPTRDHTERMLNGFGYPVHRDGDTCWLEGGGRLTAGPIDVPSDISSATFFLVAAAITPGADLLLEHVGINPTRIGVINILKAMGADLELSNQADVGGEPVADIRVRYTPLKGIEVPQEQVPLAIDEFPALFIAAANAEGTTRLRGAEELRVKESDRLQAMADGLTALGVDNTLHPDGIDIVGRAAGEGSNGPSYGGGRIDSLGDHRIAMAFSIAALRAGAEIVIDDCANVATSFPGFIDLARKVGLSLAEEPAEQEGA; from the coding sequence ATGCAGGAGAGAGGCATGCAGGCATCGCGCATGCTGATCGTAGGCCTCGGCCTGATCGGCGGCTCGCTGGCGGCGGCGCTCAAGGCCCAGGGCGTTGGCGGCGAGATCGCCGCCTGCGACCGCGATCCCGACGAGATCGCCCGCGGCATCGAGATGGGGCTGATCGACAGCGGCGGCACGCGGCTCGCTGAGCAGCTCGAAGGCGCCAGCCTGGTGGTGCTGGCGGTGCCGGTGCTGGCCATGGACGGCGTAATGGCGACCCTGGCCGAGGCCCTGGCCGAGCGTCCCGAGCACGCCTGGCCGGTGATCACCGATGTCGGCAGCACCAAGGCGGCGATCCGCGACAGTGCGATCCGCGCCTTCGGCCGGCTGCCGGCACAGCTGGTGCTGGGCCATCCCATCGCCGGCTCCGAGAAGAGCGGCGTGGCGGCCTCTAACCCGACGCTCTATCGTCATCACAAGGTCATCCTCACCCCGCAGCATGATACCGCGCCGCAGGCCCTGGCGCGGGTGCGCGCGATGTGGCAGGCGTGCGGCGCCGAGGTGCTGGAGATGGAGGTCGAGCGCCACGACGAGGTGCTGGCGCGCACCAGCCACCTGCCGCATCTGCTGGCCTTCTCGCTGGTCGATACCCTGGCCCGCCAGGACGACCGGCTGGAGATATTCCGCTACGCCGCCGGCGGCTTTCGCGACTTCACGCGCATCGCCGGCAGCGACCCGGTGATGTGGCGCGACATCTTCACCGCCAACCGGCGCGCGGTGCTCGACGCCCTCGACGACTTCGAGGCCGGCCTGGCCAGGCTGCGCCGCGAGGTGGAGGCCGGAGATGGCGACGCCATGCTGGCCACCATCGACCGCGCCAGCCACGCCCGGCACTATTTCGATACGCTACTCAACAAGACCCGTTACCAGGTGAGTGATCACACCATGCAACAGCAAGCGCTTCGCTATCGGGTGGCCCCCGGTGGCACCGTGACCGGCCGCATTCGCGTGCCCGGCGACAAGTCCGTCTCGCACCGCTCGATCATGCTCGGCGCCCTGGCCGAGGGCGTCACCGAGATCAAGGGTTTCCTCGAGGGCGAGGATAGCCTGGCCACGCTGCAGGCCTTCCGCGAGATGGGCGTGGCCATCGAGGGCCCGCACCAGGGGCGGGTGACCATTCACGGCGTCGGCATGCACGGCCTCGAGGCGCCCGCCGGGCCGCTCTACGTCGGCAACGCCGGTACCGCCATGCGGCTGTTTGCCGGGCTGCTGGCCGGCCAGGCCTTCGACAGCGAGCTGATCGGCGACGCCTCGCTGACCAAGCGCCCGATGGGCCGCGTGGCCGATCCGCTGCGCCTGATGGGCGCCGAGATCGAGACTCGCGAAGGCGGGCGGCCGCCGCTCAAGATCAAGGGCGGCCGTCGGCTTACTGGCATCGACTACGACATGCCGATGGCCAGCGCCCAGGTGAAATCCTGCCTGCTGCTGGCGGGCATGTACGCCGAGGGCGTCACCCAGGTGCGCGAGCCGGCGCCGACCCGCGACCACACCGAACGCATGCTCAACGGCTTCGGCTACCCGGTGCACCGCGACGGCGACACCTGCTGGCTGGAGGGCGGCGGCAGGCTCACCGCAGGGCCCATCGACGTGCCCTCGGATATCTCCTCGGCGACCTTCTTCCTGGTCGCCGCGGCGATCACTCCGGGCGCCGACCTGCTGCTCGAGCACGTCGGCATCAACCCCACCCGCATCGGCGTGATCAATATCCTCAAGGCGATGGGCGCCGACCTCGAGCTATCCAACCAGGCCGACGTCGGCGGCGAGCCGGTGGCCGATATCCGCGTGCGCTATACCCCGCTCAAGGGCATCGAGGTTCCCCAGGAGCAGGTGCCGCTGGCCATCGACGAGTTCCCGGCGCTGTTCATCGCCGCGGCCAACGCCGAGGGCACCACGCGGCTGCGCGGCGCCGAGGAGCTGCGGGTCAAGGAGTCGGACCGCCTGCAGGCGATGGCCGACGGCCTCACCGCGCTGGGCGTCGACAACACCCTGCACCCCGACGGCATCGACATCGTCGGCCGCGCGGCGGGCGAGGGCAGCAACGGGCCTAGCTACGGCGGCGGGCGCATCGACAGCCTCGGCGACCACCGCATCGCCATGGCCTTCAGCATCGCCGCGCTGCGCGCCGGCGCCGAGATCGTCATCGACGACTGCGCCAATGTGGCGACCTCGTTCCCCGGCTTCATCGACCTGGCGCGCAAGGTCGGCCTGAGCCTGGCCGAGGAGCCAGCCGAGCAGGAGGGCGCATGA